The genomic region taaagcactaagtaagtttttttttgtttttttctactgTCCACATTATTTACATTTCAGCTAACCTATATTTGAGGCTATTTTCCAAATTCCTACCTTTTCACATAACTCTTTGTTATGCTAAAATGTGTAgaataaattattctcatttcttctgtACTTTAGGGAATCTCTGGGACAACCCACCCAAGAGTTTCTTTAGAGCTTTCTTCATATCTCTGTTCCGGAGGCTGTAGATCAGGGGATTGAAGAATGGAGTTGCCATGGAGTAGAACAAGGTTATAAACTTCTGCATTCCAGATTCATTCCCAGATCCTGGGCTCACATACATCACCATGACTGAGCCATAGAATAGAGACACCACAGTGAAATGGGAGGCACATGTTGAGAAGGCCTTATTTCTTCCAGAGCCTGATGGCACCCTCAGTACAGCTCTCAGGACATGGGAATAGGAACCTAGTATGTAGAGgaaggtgatgaagatgatgagagAGCTGATGGTACCACAGGCCAAAGTAGTCCTGGGGACTGGGGCACAGGACAGGGCCAACAAtggccccaggtcacacagaaagtggtCAATGATGTTTGGGCCACAGAGGGGTACCTGTGAGAGTAGGATCACAGGGGTCAGTAACCAAAGGAAGCCACCCACCCAGCAGAAGAATGCCAAGTTAATACAGAGGCTGTGGGTCATGATGGTAGAGTAGTGTAGAGGCTGGCAGATGGCAAGGTAGCGATCAAATGCCATCACAGACAAAAACAAGCATTCAGAGGCACACgtggagaagaagaaatagaactgaAGCAAGCAGCCAGTAAAAGAGATGGTTTTGGTTTCAGAGAGCATGTTGGCCAACATTTTGGGCACATCAGAGTTAACATAGCAGATTTCTAAGAAGGAGAAATTGGCCAAGAGAGTATACATGGGAGTGTAGAGTTGCTGACTTGACCACACAGCACAGATGATAGATGTATTCCCCATGATGGTGAGGAGGTAAATGATAGAGAACAACATAAGAAGGGTGCTTTGAGTTTCTTTTTGACAAGTGAAACCCAAGAGGATAAACTCACTGACAGTCCCAGAGTTATTAGTGACTATTGAGATCTTCATTTCCCTGTTATCTGTGAAAGTAAAAGAAACAGTAAATATCTGAAGACTGGTTTGACCTTTTACCTTCTCTCTATTTTACACTTTTCCCCTCCCTGTACCCAAGAATCTGCTTTCAACCTTCTGTCCTTGGTCTATTATTCACAATACTGAAGTCGTGCTATTTGACAAAAGTAACCAGAAGAAATTATACACTTTAAAGTAGCTTCcacaatttttgtatttttaaggagcttttttttcttcagtgaatttttgtgcctcttttcccatttggccatttcttcttttgaaggcattcttctcctctttggctttttggatctcttttgttttttattctgtttggcctagtctgttttttaaggtggcattttcttcagtatttttttctgttccttttgtcaagctgttgactcagttttcaggattttcttgcatcactctcatttgtctccccaatttttcctctacctcttttacttgattttcaaaatccattttgagctcttccatggcctaagaccaattcatatttttcttggaggctttggatgtaagagctttcacttcattatcttcttttgagtgtatgttttgatcttccttgcaaccacagtaactttctatgttcagaattttttttctgttgtttgctcattttcccaacctatttcttgacttgtaactctttgttaaagtggagctctgcttccagagtggaaggGCCACTGTTCCAAGCCTCAGGGGGTTTTgtccagctgttttcagagacacttctagggacctgtcagttttcagttcttccaaggtggtatgatctaaggagacgTATGTTTGCTACTCTTCTTGCCTATGCTATGGTCTGTGAGTAAGCAGAtgcactcctctctgccctggaagtgTGATAAAGATCCCTgatccactgtggccacaagctctggtgtggtAGTGCTCCttttcaccctgggactgccacccaggacagTCACTCTGATcagagtatgggcaaagcaacagagttatgcttcagtgctagcaaagagacccccaTAATCTCCTTTGGACCAGTTATTTGATCCCCTTGctatttgtgggctgagagcacCAGAAGTagttgctgccactgctgattcagtggctcccaaagtCTTCTCCTGGTTTGCTAGGGCTGGGTCTGTGCTGGGAAAGCCTGTGTTCCCCTCTCACTGAGCTGCagcagacctttcttgctgaccttttcagttgtctttggctggaaaattatttctctttgtgcttttgtgggttc from Trichosurus vulpecula isolate mTriVul1 chromosome 8, mTriVul1.pri, whole genome shotgun sequence harbors:
- the LOC118829738 gene encoding olfactory receptor 11G2-like gives rise to the protein MKISIVTNNSGTVSEFILLGFTCQKETQSTLLMLFSIIYLLTIMGNTSIICAVWSSQQLYTPMYTLLANFSFLEICYVNSDVPKMLANMLSETKTISFTGCLLQFYFFFSTCASECLFLSVMAFDRYLAICQPLHYSTIMTHSLCINLAFFCWVGGFLWLLTPVILLSQVPLCGPNIIDHFLCDLGPLLALSCAPVPRTTLACGTISSLIIFITFLYILGSYSHVLRAVLRVPSGSGRNKAFSTCASHFTVVSLFYGSVMVMYVSPGSGNESGMQKFITLFYSMATPFFNPLIYSLRNRDMKKALKKLLGGLSQRFPKVQKK